In a single window of the Gossypium hirsutum isolate 1008001.06 chromosome D02, Gossypium_hirsutum_v2.1, whole genome shotgun sequence genome:
- the LOC121214633 gene encoding ethylene-responsive transcription factor RAP2-4 has translation MTATMDFNSSGAFQSDFYGGELMEALEPFMKSASSSSPSPSPSPSYNSLSSSQTQATFYPAFSGLQEPQPGSTIDLNNLDQAQSNQIQAQFHFQTYHPSYLYQNPQPSFSSNIMVRFISPKPVSMKQMGSPPKPTKLYRGVRQRHWGKWVAEIRLPKNRTRLWLGTFETAEQAALAYDKAAYKLRGDSARLNFPNLRHQGSHIGEYKPLHSSVDAKLQAICESLEHDQKQGNKKKTSKEMKKDKVQVATPEPEEKTVKLENSSSSSPVVSENEVSAESSPLSDLTFSNFNEHSWPEFGFSSENFMLSKYPSYEIDWDSILKS, from the coding sequence ATGACAGCTACAATGGATTTTAATAGTAGCGGAGCATTTCAATCAGATTTCTATGGAGGAGAATTGATGGAAGCACTTGAACCTTTTATGAAGAgtgcttcttcttcttccccttccccttccccttccccttcttACAATTCTTTATCTTCTTCACAAACACAAGCCACTTTTTACCCAGCATTTTCAGGTCTGCAAGAGCCTCAACCTGGTTCAACTATTGATCTAAACAACTTAGACCAAGCTCAATCCAACCAAATCCAGGCTCAGTTCCATTTCCAAACCTACCACCCTAGCTACCTTTACCAAAATCCCCAACCCAGCTTCAGCAGTAACATTATGGTCAGGTTTATTAGCCCCAAACCAGTCTCAATGAAACAGATGGGTTCACCACCCAAACCCACCAAGCTTTACAGAGGTGTTAGGCAACGTCACTGGGGAAAATGGGTCGCTGAGATTCGGCTACCTAAGAACCGGACTCGCCTTTGGTTAGGCACTTTTGAAACGGCCGAGCAAGCAGCCTTGGCTTATGACAAAGCAGCCTATAAACTTAGAGGTGACTCAGCGAGACTCAACTTCCCTAACCTTCGCCACCAAGGTTCCCATATTGGTGAATACAAGCCTTTGCATTCCTCCGTTGATGCCAAGCTTCAAGCCATTTGTGAAAGCTTGGAACATGACCAAAAGCAAGGGAACAAGAAAAAAACATCAAAGGAAATGAAGAAGGACAAGGTTCAAGTGGCAACGCCTGAACCTGAGGAAAAGACAGTGAAGTTGGAGAACTCTTCATCTTCGTCTCCGGTTGTGTCGGAGAACGAGGTGTCAGCAGAATCTTCACCTTTATCAGATCTTACATTCTCGAATTTCAACGAACATTCATGGCCTGAATTTGGTTTTTCTTCGGAAAACTTTATGTTGTCGAAATACCCTTCATATGAGATTGATTGGGATTCTATTTTAAAATCCTAA